GCCCGCCTCGGTTTCCTGCCAGCGGAACAGCGCCGTGCCGGCGGGCACCGCGACGACGCCGAGCAGGTAGCGCGAATCGGCCAGCATCTCGGCGGTTTCCGGCAGCGCGCGCAGGTCGAGCCGGGCGGCCTGCCCGGCCACGGCGGCCTGGCCCAGCTTGCGCGTGAGCCGGCGCAGCTCGCCGAAATCGCGCGGCAGCTGGTCGATGCTGTACAGGTAGGGCGACAGCTGGAAGCGCGAGCGCCGCGCCAGCACGTGGGCCTGCCAGTGCGCCGACAGCGCCTGCACGCTGTCGGCCGGCAGCGGCCCCGACGGGATCCGGAAGCGGGTCCAGACGATCAGCGGCGCGGCGACCAGCAGCATGTCCCAGCGCTGCCCTTCGATGTCCGCGCTGACGGTCTCGGCGGCCTCTTCGACCGCCTCGATCAGCGCGCCGTAGGCCTCGCTGTCGGTCTGGTGAAGCCGGTCGAGCGAGTCGTAGACCGCCTGGATGTGCCCGCTGTCGAGCAGGCGCTCTATCCGGGCGGCCAACTGGGCTTCCCAGAAACGATCCTCGACCCGGCTTCCCGAGTTTGCGAGGCCCAGCGCAGCCGCCACCAGCCGCTCGGCATCGGGGGAGAGATGGGTCTTGCGCTCGCGGGCGCGGGCGTGGCGATGTTCTTTCATGCGGTCCTTCGTGTTCGACCACGAAGTTTAGTCGAATTCGCCGGCCCGCCCAGCCCGATCGGGCCACGCCCCGGTTCCCGGGGCGGTGGCTCGGCCGGGGGCGCGCCTCGGCCGGGTGGCGCGTCAGCCGGGCGCCGGCGCCTCGGCCTGCGGCGCGGCGAGCGCGGTCCAGATCGGCGGCTTCTTCGCCTCGCGCGCGATGTCGGCGAGCAGCGCGTCGTGCGCCGCGCGCTCGGCCTCGTCGGCGTACCGGACCCGCAGGCCGGGAGGCGGCCACTGCCCGCCGGCCTCGCCGCCCGCCGCCGCGCCTTCCGCCCCGCCGAGCGCGATCTCCAGGCTGTCCTGGCCGCGCGTCATCGCCAGATAGACGTCGGCGAGCAATTCCGCGTCGAGCAGCGCGCCGTGCAGCGTGCGGTGCGCATTCGACACCTCGTAGCGCTCGCACAGCGCGTCGAGCGAATTGCGCCGCCCCGGGTGCAGCTCGCGCGCCAGCGCGAGCGTGTCG
This genomic window from Zeimonas sediminis contains:
- a CDS encoding DUF2863 family protein, with the protein product MKEHRHARARERKTHLSPDAERLVAAALGLANSGSRVEDRFWEAQLAARIERLLDSGHIQAVYDSLDRLHQTDSEAYGALIEAVEEAAETVSADIEGQRWDMLLVAAPLIVWTRFRIPSGPLPADSVQALSAHWQAHVLARRSRFQLSPYLYSIDQLPRDFGELRRLTRKLGQAAVAGQAARLDLRALPETAEMLADSRYLLGVVAVPAGTALFRWQETEAGDHASRVQCLEQWIAQARPNIEPLLPGCGFECLLPDAFHLNLRESDRRVRPYSIRAAVHYLTHALDIEPVQIHATVAPFGDERADEYRIGLGIGDDDEDIAHGIVWPLLGAESEEDEPSPLEQIREVLREVGVSELRVWSELTEPEFCEDCGVPLYPNAKGEVVHAEMPGDVEPESTHFH
- the dnaQ gene encoding DNA polymerase III subunit epsilon encodes the protein MSLRQIVLDTETTGLSPEDGHRVIEIGCVEIVDRRLSGRRLHLYMNPEREIDQGALEVHGLTLERLSSEPRFAEVADRIAEFVAGAELLIHNAPFDLGFLDAEYRRLGRPAFETLASGVVDTLALARELHPGRRNSLDALCERYEVSNAHRTLHGALLDAELLADVYLAMTRGQDSLEIALGGAEGAAAGGEAGGQWPPPGLRVRYADEAERAAHDALLADIAREAKKPPIWTALAAPQAEAPAPG